From Aedes albopictus strain Foshan chromosome 1, AalbF5, whole genome shotgun sequence, one genomic window encodes:
- the LOC109406934 gene encoding beta-galactosidase-like: MIEFKILLSFCLLLTVVHSKTAKLNSSNDIEDRSFTIDYDRDTFVMDGKDFRYVAGSFHYFRALPQTWRTKLKTLRAGGLNAVDLYVQWSLHNPKENQYVWDGIANIKDVIEAAIEADLYVILRPGPYICAEIDNGGLPYWLFTKYPGIQVRTSDPNYLREVAVWYEKLMSQLTPYMYGNGGPIIMVQLENEYGAFGKCDKPYLNFLKEETEKYTQGKAVLFTVDRPYGDEMECGQVPGVFVTTDFGLMTDEEVDTHREKLRSVQPKGPLVNTEFYTGWLTHWQESNQRRPAEPLANTLRKMLRDGWNVDFYMYFGGTNFGFWAGANDWGLGKYMADITSYDYDAPMDEAGDPTMKYTIFRDIIGEYIDLPAVPVPDRASKMKHNPVEMTSVDSIFSSNSRSLLGSQERKSNHPMTFEELDQNSGFVLYETTLPKFTRDPSQLTINDLRDRAQIYVDEFYVGTLSRENAIKTLPISAGWGSKLSILVENQGRINFDILDDYKGILGNVTIQIYDEPYYNELSDWTITGYSFENFSQLKQLTDTVTEGQGTNGRGMAIHGPVIFKGKLEIDSSTTIHDTYIDMTGWGKGFIMVNGFNLGRYWPVIGPQVTMYLPKELLNVGSNEITLVELQRAPTDKLIHFTDNAILDEA; encoded by the exons ATGATTGAATTTAAGATACTGTTAAGCTTTTGCCTACTATTGACGGTGGTGCATAGTAAAACTGCTAAATTAAACAGTTCCAATGATATt GAAGATCGTTCCTTCACCATCGATTATGACCGTGACACATTTGTGATGGATGGCAAAGATTTCCGTTACGTGGCCGGATCTTTCCACTACTTCAGAGCGCTACCGCAAACGTGGCGTACGAAGCTGAAGACGCTGCGCGCCGGAGGACTCAACGCGGTCGATCTGTATGTGCAGTGGTCATTGCATAATCCGAAAGAGAATCAATACGTGTGGGATGGGATTGCCAACATCAAGGATGTCATCGAGGCAGCAATTGAGGCTGATCTGTATGTCATCTTGAGACCGGGACCGTATATTTGCGCAGAAATTGACAAC GGCGGTTTACCGTACTGGCTATTTACTAAATATCCAGGCATTCAGGTTCGCACAAGCGATCCAAACTACTTGCGAGAGGTGGCCGTTTGGTACGAAAAGCTGATGTCACAGCTGACCCCATATATGTATGGCAATGGCGGTCCCATCATCATGGTGCAGCTGGAAAATGAGTACGGGGCATTTGGGAAATGTGACAAACCCTATCTGAACTTCCTGAAAGAAGAGACGGAGAAGTACACCCAAGGAAAAGCCGTACTCTTCACTGTTGATAGACCGTATGGCGATGAAATGGAGTGCGGTCAGGTTCCTGGAGTGTTCGTCACAACGGATTTCGGTTTAATGACGGATGAAGAGGTTGACACTCACAGGGAGAAACTGCGTTCAGTCCAGCCCAAAGGTCCCTTGGTGAACACTGAATTCTACACCGGATGGTTGACTCATTGGCAGGAAAGTAATCAGCGCAGACCTGCTGAACCCCTTGCGAATACTTTGCGGAAAATGCTCCGCGATGGATGGAACGTCGATTTCTACATGTACTTTGGAGGAACCAATTTTGGATTCTGGGCTGGTGCTAACGATTGGGGTCTCGGGAAATATATGGCCGATATTACATCGTACGACTACGACGCTCCCATGGATGAAGCTGGCGACCCTACAATGAAGTATACTATCTTCCGAGACATCATTGGAGAG TATATTGACCTACCGGCTGTACCAGTTCCAGATAGAGCATCGAAAATGAAGCATAACCCAGTCGAGATGACTAGTGTAGACTCCATATTCTCTTCAAACTCTAGAAGTCTCCTTGGTTCTCAAGAACGAAAATCCAATCATCCGATGACATTTGAAGAACTGGATCAAAATTCTGGCTTTGTGCTGTACGAGACTACTTTGCCGAAATTTACTCGGGATCCTAGCCAATTGACTATCAACGACCTGAGAGATAGGGCCCAGATCTACGTAGATGAG TTTTACGTCGGAACATTGTCTAGGGAAAATGCTATAAAAACCCTTCCGATCTCCGCTGGATGGGGATCGAAACTTTCAATTCTGGTGGAAAATCAAGGTCGTATTAATTTCGATATTCTAGATGATTATAAG GGGATCCTTGGTAACGTAACGATTCAAATTTATGACGAGCCATACTACAATGAGCTATCGGACTGGACCATCACCGGAtattcgtttgaaaatttcagccaACTCAAGCAGTTAACGGACACCGTTACTGAAGGCCAAGGCACCAATGGACGAGGAATGGCAATCCACGGCCCTGTAATATTCAAGGGAAAGCTCGAAATCGATAGCAGCACCACTATTCATGACACGTACATTGACATGACTGGTTGGGGCAAA GGCTTCATTATGGTGAATGGTTTTAATCTTGGTCGATATTGGCCGGTTATTGGACCGCAGGTAACGATGTATTTGCCGAAGGAACTACTGAATGTAGGCTCAAATGAAATCACTTTGGTAGAGCTTCAAAGAGCTCCAACGGATAAACTGATCCATTTCACTGATAACGCAATTCTTGATGAAGCTTAA
- the LOC134289791 gene encoding uncharacterized protein LOC134289791, which translates to MSRSQASYKVLVAKFNDVILSFNDIWKFVEKFPTDATASQITVRLDRLDDLWERFSEYLIEIKTHDNHDDEENPYVVERQMFSDRYYEAKAFLLEKVKLKKEPEDLNQSVRGLNTSGLGNLDHVRLPQIKLQTFSGNIEEWLSFRDLYSSLIHSKADLPDVEKFYYLKGCLQGEPKSLIDSLQITGANYKIAWDLLQKRYDNSKHLKKLQVQALFKLPSLTKESSTDLHTLVEGFEKIVQTLDQIIQPGDYKDLLLVNLLSARLDPVTRRGWEEFSSAKQQDTVKELTEFLQRRIRMLESLPAKSVDTRSGSQSQQYVRTKASSVKTSFSTVQTPGGRCAACSANHPLFQCSDFQRMPIPEREAVLRNQSLCRNCFKPGHHAKECQSKFSCRHCKGPHHSLVCFRPDKDSSARSSMASKSPKPTSPREVQDPTTTRTNAPINSSTSTSLVSNMAASDTVTALGSVFSAQVLLATAIVIVEDNSGHRYPARALLDSGSESNFVTERLSQRLKTTRSKVDIKIHGIGQAVTSVRQRIEATIRSRVTDFSQRVSFLVLPKVTVNLPTSSINIAKWNLADGIELADPSFNVSMNVDMVLGIESFFNFFRNGQQILLGEHLPALNESVFGWVVCGGVSTPSQSLNISCNMSTSEALDELVARFWSSEEVGTTKNYSPQEAQCEEHFVRTVQRGEDGRYTVSLPKNEEVLRLIGESKNIAISRLQSTERRLAKDADLRSQYCSFMEEYLQLGHMDKVEVDQVSPGRCYLPHHPVVKEASMTTKVRVVFNASSETSTRVTLNDALLVGPIIQDDLRSIIMRSRTKQVMLVADVEKMFRQIMVCKEDRPLQSILWRASPEEEMSTYELKTVTYGTKPAPYLATRVLKQLSDDEEGKFPLAAKAVREDTYMDDVITGTDDADEAVNMRTQLQDLMKAGGFRLRKWASNKLEALDGVLQEDLAIPSTKEICLDPDPSVKTLGLTWMPGTDTLRFQFTVPSLVDLEPLTKRKVLSVIATLFDPIGLIGATITSFKVFMQLLWTIRDEDGERLDWDQSLPKTVGETWRNYHPQLPVLNQIKINRCVIIPRAVKVELHCFSDASEKAYGGCIYVRSEDCEGSVLVRLFASKSKVAPLKLQTIPRLELSLDHIVGDRDSCPANNAKCRICGKLNHFAKVRRSKKNEDEENERKMVRNRQNRTAKVRTVDDNGESRDDSEYIAVVEKVNVVEICVRKSRFKGNSVSDAKVFSTFDVRNGFWHVELNARSCKLTAFWTPYDRYVWKRLPFGRSCSPEVFQQKLCQALQGLEGIEVLADDILCVGRGKTEQEAAKNHNQNLTALLERCKQTGTRLNRTKMRLNRSEVQRYK; encoded by the exons ATGTCGAGGAGTCAAGCATCGTACAAGGTGCTGGTGGCAAAGtttaatgacgtcatactctcattCAATGATATCTGGAAGTTCGTCGAGAAGTTTCCGACGGATGCTACCGCCAGCCAGATTACTGTCCGTTTGGACAGGCTCGACGATTTGTGGGAACGGTTCTCGGAATATCTTATCGAGATCAAAACTCACGATAACCACGATGATGAGGAGAACCCTTACGTAGTTGAGCGACAGATGTTTAGTGATCGCTACTACGAAGCGAAGGCGTTCCTGTTGGAAAAGGTTAAGTTGAAAAAGGAACCAGAGGACTTGAACCAGTCTGTGAGGGGTCTAAACACGTCTGGACTTGGGAACCTTGATCATGTAAGGTTGCCTCAGATCAAGCTTCAAACCTTCAGTGGGAACATAGAGGAATGGCTCAGTTTTCGGGATCTGTACTCTTCTCTCATCCATTCCAAGGCAGATCTTCCCGATGTAGAGAAATTCTACTACCTCAAGGGATGTCTCCAGGGCGAACCGAAGAGTTTAATTGATTCTCTCCAAATCACTGGGGCGAATTACAAAATTGCTTGGGATCTACTCCAAAAGCGATACGACAACAGCAAGCACTTGAAGAAACTCCAAGTTCAAGCTCTTTTCAAGCTTCCCAGCTTGACGAAGGAATCTTCAACGGATCTGCATACACTCGTGGAAGGCTTTGAAAAAATAGTGCAGACTTTGGATCAAATTATCCAACCCGGAGACTACAAGGATTTATTGCTGGTCAACCTCCTTTCCGCGCGACTGGACCCTGTGACGCGCAGGGGGTGGGAGGAGTTCTCTTCTGCGAAGCAACAGGACACGGTAAAGGAACTGACTGAATTCCTTCAACGTCGCATCCGCATGCTGGAATCACTTCCGGCGAAGTCAGTGGATACGAGGAGCGGCTCTCAATCTCAGCAATATGTGAGGACCAAGGCATCTTCAGTAAAAACCAGTTTCAGTACCGTACAAACACCGGGAGGACGTTGCGCCGCTTGCAGTGCCAACCACCCATTATTCCAATGCAGTGACTTCCAGCGGATGCCGATACCTGAGAGGGAAGCAGTCCTGAGAAATCAatctctctgcaggaactgcttcaAACCCGGACATCACGCGAAGGAGTGCCAGTCTAAATTTTCCTGCAGGCATTGCAAAGGTCCACACCACTCCCTTGTATGTTTCCGACCGGACAAGGATAGCTCTGCTCGGTCATCGATGGCTTCGAAATCTCCGAAACCTACTTCGCCGAGGGAAGTACAAGACCCCACTACTACGAGAACCAATGCTCCGATCAATTCCAGCACGTCTACTTCGTTAGTCTCGAATATGGCGGCTAGTGACACTGTAACGGCTCTTGGGTCGGTCTTTAGTGCGCAGGTTTTGCTGGCAACAGCCATCGTTATCGTCGAAGACAATAGTGGACATCGTTATCCGGCACGAGCTCTCCTGGATTCGGGCTCGGAAAGTAATTTCGTAACGGAGAGATTGAGTCAGCGATTGAAGACAACACGTAGCAAGGTAGACATCAAGATCCATGGGATTGGTCAAGCGGTGACCAGCGTCAGGCAGCGAATTGAAGCTACCATTCGATCGCGAGTGACGGATTTCTCACAGCGCGTGAGCTTTCTTGTGTTACCCAAGGTCACGGTCAATCTGCCGACGTCCTCAATCAACATCGCGAAATGGAACTTAGCAGATGGAATCGAATTGGCTGATCCATCGTTCAATGTGTCCATGAACGTGGACATGGTCCTAGGAATTGAATCATTcttcaatttctttaggaatggaCAGCAGATTTTGTTGGGAGAACATTTGCCGGCTCTCAACGAATCAGTCTTCGGTTGGGTCGTTTGTGGTGGTGTGTCTACTCCTAGTCAGTCGCTGAATATCAGTTGCAATATGTCGACATCTGAAGCCCTAGATGAGTTGGTAGCTCGCTTTTGGTCCAGTGAGGAAGTTGGAACGACGAAGAACTATTCACCACAAGAAGCACAATGTGAAGAGCATTTCGTGCGAACGGTTCAACGTGGGGAAGATGGCCGTTACACAGTCTCTCTACCGAAAAATGAAGAGGTTTTGAGGTTGATAGGAGAATCGAAAAACATCGCAATTAGCCGTCTTCAAAGTACCGAGCGCCGATTGGCAAAGGACGCTGATCTTCGTAGTCAGTACTGCTCTTTCATGGAGGAGTATCTCCAGCTTGGCCATATGGATAAGGTCGAGGTTGATCAAGTCTCGCCGGGACGCTGCTATCTACCGCATCATCCAGTTGTAAAGGAAGCTAGTATGACCACCAAGGTTCGCGTGGTCTTCAATGCTTCAAGCGAGACGTCGACAAGGGTGACGTTGAATGATGCACTGCTGGTGGGGCCAATCATCCAGGATGATCTACGATCAATAATTATGCGGAGTAGAACGAAACAGGTGATGCTTGTTGCGGACGTTGAAAAAATGTTCCGGCAAATTATGGTTTGTAAGGAGGACAGACCGTTACAATCTATCTTGTGGAGAGCATCACCGGAGGAAGAAATGAGTACGTATGAGCTGAAAACTGTCACCTACGGTACAAAACCGGCTCCGTATTTGGCGACCAGGGTTTTGAAACAGCTGTCGGATGATGAAGAAGGAAAATTTCCACTAGCGGCCAAGGCAGTACGGGAGGATACATATATGGATGATGTGATAACCGGTACAGACGACGCGGATGAGGCAGTGAACATGAGAACGCAGTTGCAGGATCTCATGAAGGCTGGAGGATTTAGGCTTCGCAAATGGGCATCCAACAAATTAGAAGCGCTGGACGGAGTTCTACAAGAAGATTTAGCGATCCCATCAACGAAGGAGATTTGCTTGGATCCAGATCCATCGGTGAAAACACTCGGTTTAACATGGATGCCGGGAACGGACACTCTTCGCTTTCAATTTACCGTCCcgagtttggttgatctggaaccgCTTACTAAACGGAAGGTTCTGTCGGTGATTGCTACGCTGTTTGACCCGATTGGTCTCATTGGAGCTACAATTACGTCCTTCAAGGTGTTCATGCAGCTTCTGTGGACAATAAGGGACGAAGATGGGGAACGACTGGACTGGGACCAATCGCTACCCAAAACGGTGGGTGAGACATGGCGAAACTATCATCCACAACTGCCAGTTCTCAACCAGATCAAGATCAACAGATGTGTAATCATTCCGAGGGCAGTGAAAGTGGAGCTGCATTGCTTTTCAGATGCGTCAGAGAAGGCTTACGGTGGATGCATCTATGTTCGGAGCGAAGATTGCGAGGGAAGTGTTCTGGTGCGACTTTTTGCGTCGAAATCAAAGGTTGCACCTTTGAAACTTCAAACCATTCCAAGGTTGGAGCTGT cactggatCACATAGTGGGAGACCGCGACAGTTGTCCCGCGAATAACGCGAAGTGTCGGATCTGTGGAAAACTGAACCACTTCGCGAAGGTGCGCCGATCGAAGAAGAATGAGGACGAAGAGAATGAGCGGAAGATGGTTCGTAACCGGCAAAACCGTACGGCGAAAGTGAGAACGGTAGACGACAACGGCGAAAGTCGTGATGACTCTGAGTATATTGCGGTTGTGGAAAAAGTGAATGTGGTGGAAATTTGCGTACGGAAAAGCAGATTCAAAGGCAATTCAGTGTCAG atGCGAAGGTTTTTTCGACCTTCGATGTCCGCAACGGATTCTGGCATGTCGAATTGAATGCCCGAAGCTGCAAGCTGACGGCGTTCTGGACTCCTTATGACCGATATGTCTGGAAGAGGCTGCCTTTTGGACGATCGTGCTCGCCGGAGGTTTTCCAGCAGAAGCTGTGCCAAGCGCTACAAGGACTGGAAGGAATCGAAGTTCTAGCGGATGATATACTGTGCGTCGGCAGAGGAAAGACCGAACAGGAAGCGGCGAAGAATCACAACCAGAATCTTACTGCTCTGTTAGAACGCTGCAAGCAGACAGGAACAAGGCTGAACCGGACGAAGATGCGCCTGAATCGTTCCGAGGTGCAGCGCTATAAGTAG